One stretch of Oncorhynchus clarkii lewisi isolate Uvic-CL-2024 chromosome 3, UVic_Ocla_1.0, whole genome shotgun sequence DNA includes these proteins:
- the LOC139401054 gene encoding sterile alpha motif domain-containing protein 9-like, protein MDFSMAEQVEIKNEDDKPTDLPDEIKDWNKHHVKQWALNEACVDGESANILLQQNINGPSLLLLEKSDLLEVGVTLGPAKLIIHKRDEHLKFKKEQLSSPTTNQSGRPCKPYPFHRHHDACRYKANSVLDVTESGASDYIEPCHEYKGYIHMSEAAVESKMEKFTDEVIRFAAACMNSRTNGTIHFGVGDKPDFVHGQVLGVSVPDKEAYVNALPQAIEGHFEYRHIQTAKMCIKPPRFVEVLNPDMTSSEKYVIEVDIVPDFVICQENFYHVFHLDTRKSKRKSKSKETEKEEKKHFFIRDHSSSRDLLALTTFAKPKEEYNRFLDDVPQLSLLRKQAEENRLSVVKSSVQGSRLSEMITGGSQSLDKSHFERYLIVTNKSHLVQLESLGFIPELNPTAVLDFDPESAKHGLMKHFEDQSTINIHLPVQYKITEAVEDIASKLKLTRNTSWILCNGGIERERPSDVDDWLIEKGASVRNVISFLCRKDVLPHKRFLVIFILLSTVSEKMDPLLETFSTFWQELRGTEQILCICENEEAFTCWRDLIESRYGLDIKARSIYQLSFAEVNGTVLSLWSDNRKSSRFLPCGGGSKVMLKKKEEGSLDILNVLCVNQCEGGNEDKAIIQEKFYKGGKVLWWNFYFSEQPGSMPFIKRDKFDFIMNTVLPALSSLRKACVSFKLLHVPGCGGTTLAMHILWALKDKFRCAVLRDRTADHVVVAEQVVKLLMYETTEQSSRIPVLLMLDDFEEMDDAYDLQQLIEKECVKKDIGSRSPQVILLNCMRAESWEKTESTEDTVFIGNNLSEMEQRQFEKKLEEIEKTYKNADTFYAFMIMKKNFSPEYIQGVARNTLKSFNINHKHAQLIAVLVLLNVYCKGATLSVSLCEEFLGLQTKPYSGSSDVKAGFGKFSTLVTCCTEEAKVVFEAVRMIHSSMAVHCLKELTTTYSVTKAEITDLLLTTDKLYECIQGKDKLMKDVHTMLVKRHHSVKGEDSQFSPLIQDIAKETPGVEENVLFNAAKRFEKDAVISQLLARYQYLKKRDFREAKDWAKNAKDLSRDNSYISDTSAQVIKHELKSEIQSDKEDPIRPERLKGYLRMAQSATEAFRDTQEIAKKEATLRVQNKRDNSPFNTAGCLGEIQVAVIIIEILEKCPVFSSGNCHHDILSEVLSGRFTIQDVARNDSKHHKHGLYYCILREFEDLLYNLRHNMKRHFDFLDSFHVNLGPRFTLKDSREERTRQELFRCFYQYSDLFCKTDSTELMKNKNLSIMLQIHKARQFLEMRKADTYSGILNCLSNVTSTDMMVKIVRQYDFILSKTPERSVREMVNFIYANVVLSCVKPESQHLRPYKILIDLLCQVLQGQIPYGETLALHFIAVALLWPQQIVMSQTVESQKLGSYVSQMRTSFWNEMKSVLNGKSPVVHFFLGKKQGYDRLIHLGELERCVSPQENFASLWENGKIWKHERVKELLCRVTGWVQRKLILAVTWNTGSKIEVIPMFKSQLCGKIEGENVSFVIGFSMKGPLAFDIY, encoded by the exons ATGGATTTCAGTATGGCTGAACAAGTCGAAATCAAG AATGAAGATGACAAACCAACTGACCTGCCAGATGAGATTAAGGATTGGAATAAACATCATGTGAAACAATGGGCTCTCAACGAGGCTTGTGTGGATGGTGAATCTGCAAATATCTTGCTTCAGCAGAACATTAATGGGCCCAGTCTTTTACTTTTAGAAAAATCTGATTTACTAGAGGTGGGTGTCACACTGGGGCCTGCAAAGTTGATCATTCACAAGAGGGATGAACATTTGAAATTTAAGAAAGAGCAGTTGAGTAGCCCAACAACAAATCAGTCTGGGAGACCGTGCAAGCCGTACCCTTTTCATCGACACCATGATGCCTGCAGATACAAGGCGAACAGCGTTCTTGATGTAACAGAATCCGGTGCATCAGACTATATCGAACCCTGTCATGAATATAAAGGATACATCCATATGTCAGAGGCAGCTGTGGAGAGCAAAATGGAAAAGTTCACTGATGAGGTTATTCGATTTGCAGCAGCCTGCATGAATAGCCGCACTAATGGCACCATACATTTTGGAGTTGGTGACAAGCCAGACTTTGTTCATGGGCAAGTTTTGGGAGTTAGCGTCCCGGACAAAGAGGCATATGTCAATGCTCTGCCACAAGCCATTGAGGGTCATTTTGAGTATAGACATATCCAGACAGCCAAGATGTGCATCAAACCACCTCGATTTGTTGAGGTTCTCAATCCTGATATGACATCCTCAGAGAAGTATGTGATAGAAGTGGACATTGTGCCAGACTTTGTGATCTGTCAAGAGAACTTCTATCACGTTTTCCACTTGGATACAAGGAAATCAAAGAGGAAGTCCAAAAGcaaagaaacagagaaagaggagaaaaaaCACTTCTTCATTCGTGATCACAGCAGCAGCAGGGATCTCCTTGCACTAACCACTTTTGCCAAGCCAAAGGAAGAATACAATAGGTTTCTCGACGATGTGCCACAGCTGTCACTGCTAAGAAAACAGGCGGAGGAAAATCGCCTTAGTGTGGTTAAAAGTAGTGTCCAGGGCTCCAGACTAAGTGAAATGATAACAGGTGGATCCCAATCCTTAGACAAGTCCCACTTTGAGCGGTATTTGATAGTGACAAACAAATCACATTTAGTTCAATTGGAATCCCTGGGATTTATTCCTGAACTAAACCCAACTGCTGTTTTGGACTTTGACCCTGAGTCGGCAAAACATGGATTGATGAAGCACTTTGAAGACCAGAGTACAATAAATATCCACTTGCCAGTACAATATAAAATCACAGAGGCTGTCGAGGACATTGCTAGCAAGCTAAAACTGACTCGAAACACCAGCTGGATCCTCTGCAATGGGGGTATCGAAAGAGAGAGACCCTCAGATGTAGATGACTGGTTAATAGAGAAAGGAGCGTCTGTACGAAATGTGATTTCATTTCTGTGTCGGAAAGATGTGCTACCACACAAGAGATTCCTGGTTATTTTTATATTGCTATCTACTGTGAGTGAGAAAATGGACCCTCTGCTTGAGACCTTCAGCACATTCTGGCAGGAGCTCAGAGGAACAGAGCAAATACTTTGCATCTGTGAAAATGAAGAAGCATTCACCTGCTGGAGGGACCTGATTGAATCCCGCTATGGATTAGACATTAAAGCAAGATCAATATATCAGCTCAGTTTTGCTGAAGTTAACGGCACCGTCCTCAGTCTGTGGTCAGACAACCGGAAATCCAGCCGTTTCCTACCCTGTGGAGGAGGCAGCAAAGTGATGTTAAAAAAGAAAGAAGAGGGCAGCCTAGACATCCTGAATGTTCTGTGTGTGAATCAGTGTGAGGGAGGAAATGAAGACAAGGCCATCATACAGGAAAAGTTCTACAAAGGAGGAAAGGTGTTATGGTGGAACTTCTATTTCTCTGAGCAGCCAGGATCCATGCCATTCATCAAACGGGACAAGTTTGACTTCATCATGAACACTGTCCTGCCAGCTTTGAGCTCTTTGAGAAAAGCTtgtgtgtccttcaaacttttgCATGTCCCAGGATGTGGTGGAACTACACTGGCCATGCATATATTATGGGCACTGAAAGACAAGTTCCGTTGTGCTGTTCTGAGGGACAGAACCGCGGATCATGTTGTTGTTGCCGAGCAGGTGGTCAAGCTACTGATGTATGAGACAACAGAACAATCGTCCCGGATTCCTGTGTTGCTCATGCTAGATGACTTTGAGGAGATGGATGACGCATATGATTTGCAGCAGCTCATTGAGAAGGAATGTGTCAAGAAGGACATTGGATCTAGGTCCCCGCAGGTCATTCTACTCAATTGCATGAGGGCTGAGTCTTGGGAGAAGACTGAATCAACTGAAGACACTGTGTTCATTGGCAATAACCTCTCTGAAATGGAGCAGAGGCAGTTCGAGAAAAAACTGGAGGAGATTGAGAAGACCTACAAGAATGCAGACACATTCTACGCTTTCATGATCATGAAGAAGAACTTTTCACCCGAGTATATACAGGGTGTGGCTCGCAACACCCTAAAGAGCTTCAACATAAATCACAAACATGCACAACTCATTGCTGTTCTGGTCTTGTTGAATGTCTACTGCAAGGGTGCAacactctcagtctctctctgtgaaGAGTTTCTTGGCCTCCAGACCAAGCCTTATAGTGGGTCCTCTGATGTTAAGGCTGGATTTGGGAAGTTTTCCACTCTAGTGACCTGCTGCACAGAGGAGGCTAAGGTTGTATTCGAGGCAGTGAGAATGATCCACTCAAGCATGGCCGTGCACTGTTTGAAGGAGCTTACAACCACATACAGTGTAACCAAAGCTGAGATCACTGATCTACTGCTCACCACAGACAAGCTTTATGAGTGCATACAGGGCAAAGATAAACTCATGAAGGATGTTCACACCATGTTAGTGAAAAGACATCACTCAGTCAAGGGTGAAGATTCTCAATTTTCACCTCTCATCCAGGATATTGCAAAGGAGACACCAGGTGTTGAAGAAAATGTTCTATTCAATGCAGCCAAGCGCTTTGAAAAAGATGCTGTCATCTCTCAGCTTCTTGCCAGATACCAATACCTGAAGAAAAGGGATTTCAGGGAGGCAAAGGACTGGGCAAAGAATGCGAAAGATCTTTCCAGAGATAACTCCTACATTTCTGACACATCTGCACAAGTGATCAAGCATGAGCTAAAGAGTGAAATACAAAGTGACAAAGAAGATCCCATAAGACCTGAAAGGCTCAAAGGCTATCTTAGAATGGCCCAGTCAGCAACAGAGGCCTTCAGGGATACACAGGAAATTGCAAAGAAGGAGGCTACTCTGAGAGTAcaaaacaagagagacaacagccCTTTCAACACTGCAGGGTGCCTTGGAGAAATTCAGGTTGCAGTCATCATCATCGAAATACTGGAAAAATGTCCAGTGTTTTCTTCAGGCAATTGCCATCATGATATTCTGAGTGAAGTTCTGTCTGGCAGATTTACAATCCAAGATGTTGCGAGGAATGATTCCAAACATCACAAACATGGCTTGTATTACTGCATTCTCCGTGAATTTGAAGATCTTTTGTACAACCTCAGACATAACATGAAGAGGCATTTTGATTTTCTTGACAGCTTTCATGTCAATTTGGGTCCCAGGTTCACCCTGAAAGACAGCCGAGAGGAAAGAACTCGACAGGAGCTCTTCCGGTGCTTTTATCAATACAGTGACCTCTTTTGCAAGACAGATTCCACAGAATTAATGAAAAACAAGAACCTGAGCATCATGCTCCAAATTCACAAGGCAAGGCAATTTTTGGAGATGAGAAAAGCTGATACTTACTCTGGGATTCTAAATTGTCTCTCCAATGTTACCTCAACTGACATGATGGTAAAGATAGTCCGGCAGTATGACTTCATTCTGAGTAAAACTCCTGAAAGGAGCGTGAGAGAAATGGTCAATTTCATCTATGCCAATGTTGTGCTAAGCTGTGTCAAACCTGAATCTCAACACCTTCGCCCGTATAAGATCCTCATTGATCTTCTTTGCCAAGTTCTTCAAGGTCAAATCCCATATGGTGAGACCTTGGCATTGCACTTCATTGCTGTAGCTCTGCTGTGGCCACAACAGATCGTTATGTCACAAACTGTGGAGTCTCAGAAGTTGGGAAGCTATGTGTCACAGATGAGGACATCATTCTGGAACGAGATGAAATCTGTGTTGAATGGAAAGTCGCCTGTTGTCCATTTCTTCTTGGGGAAGAAACAGGGCTATGACCGTCTTATCCACCTTGGAGAACTTGAGAGGTGTGTAAGCCCACAAGAAAACTTTGCTTCGCTCTGGGAAAATGGCAAAATATGGAAGCATGAGAGGGTCAAGGAGCTCCTTTGCAGGGTGACAGGATGGGTTCAAAGAAAAttaattttggcagttacctggaaCACAGGCTCAAAGATCGAAGTCATTCCAATGTTCAAAAGCCAGCTTTGTGGAAAAATCGAGGGAGAAAATGTGTCTTTTGTCATTGGTTTCTCAATGAAGGGCCCACTGGCTTTTGACATATATTGA